The following nucleotide sequence is from Desulfuromonadales bacterium.
GTCGACGTAGATTTCCCGGTTGTAGGCGAAGGTGGGGCCGACGGTGACCCGGTCGCGGAAGGGTCCCCTGCGCCCCAGTAGATATTCTACGCCGGTGAAAAGGTCGGTGCGGTAGGTGTCGGCGTTGTCAACCCGCTCCTGGAAGAATTGATTGCTGCGGAAGTCGAGGGAAGAGAGCCAGCGCAGTCTGTCTCCGCCGGCGGCATGATCCGCCTCCACCTCCAGGGGGACGAAGAACCCCGACCTTTTCCGTGGAGAGACGATCGCGCCCACGATGGGGTCGAAGTAGTCGTGTTCGGGCGCCAGAAAGGCGTTGCTGTCGTAGCCGAGGCCGGTCGCCCCGCTCAGGGAATATTCCGCCGCCGGCGCCGGCGGTGCGACGGCTGATACGGCAGCGGCCAAAACGACCAGACAAACCCTCACCAGCTTCATGGTTTTTCCCCCTTCCGCGCTCTAGTCAGTCTTTCCATCTCTCGCCGGATCCTTTCATTGCCGGGGTCCAGCCGCAAGGCTTGCTCCAACTGTCGCCGGGCGGACTCGGGATTGTCGGCCTTCCTGAGGGCCTGTGCCAGCTCCAGGCGCAGCCTCACATCGGCTGGAACGGCATCCACCGCCTGGCGCAGGACCTGCACCGCTTCCGTGTACTTCTTCTGGGCGACCAGAGACTCCCCCAGCAGCCGCAACGCCCTGGTGTTTTCCGGCTGCAGTTCCATGACCTTGCGGAAGGCCGCCTCGGCCTGCCCCGGACTGGCCGTCTCCAGGTAGGCCAGCCCCAGGTCGAACCAGGCACCGGCATGGGTTCCGTCCTTCTCCAGCAGCGCGAGATATTCGCGGATCGCCTCCCCGTGACGGTTCATTCGGGCGAAACGTACCCCGAGGTTGAGCCTGGCCTCGGAATAATCGGGGCGGATATCGAGAGCCTTCCGCAGGGCGCGCACCGCCTCCTCGTTCTTCTCCTGCCGGGCGTAGAGGACCCCCAGATTGTACCATGCCCGTTCATAACGGGGCTCCAGCACGACCGCCCGGCTAAAGGAGACCTCGGCTTGTTCCCACATCTCCTGCCGCAGATAGGCAAGGCCGAGGTTGTAGTAGGCCTCCGGCCAGCTTTCCCGCAGCCGTAGGGCCTCCCGATAGGAACGGATGGCTTCATGGTCGTTCTGCTGGGCCGCGTAGGCCAGTCCAAGATTGTAGTAGGCCTCCGGATACTCTCCCCGTTTGAGCTCAATCGCCTGGCGGAAGGCGACAACAGCATCCGCCAGCCGCCCTTCGCCGAGAGCAACCCGGCCAAGGTTGAAGCGGCTTTCGGCATGTTCCGGGTCGCGGGATAGAAGCCACTCGAACTGGCTTCTCGCCTCCCCCCAGCGTTTCTGTTCGAGAAGGATCAGCCCCAGGTTGTAGCGGGCCTTGCCATACTCGGGGAAGAGTCCGCTCGCCTGCCGATAGGCTTCCTCGGCCTCCTCCAGTTCCCCTGCCGCCGAGTGGTGCACGCCGATATGCAACCAGGTCGGCGCATGGCCGGGGTCGAGCTGCAGAATCTTCTCAAACTGTTCCCTGGCCCTGGCCCGCCCCGCCGCGTCGTCGGGTTCCAGTGCGGCCAGGCCGAGTCGTGCCCGCAGGTACCCGGGTTGCAGCCGGATCGCCTCCTGGAAGAATTCTTCCGCCTCCTCGACCCGACCCAGCCGTTTGCTGGCCACCCCTGCGTTGTAGAGAGCGCGCGCCCGCTTCTCCCCCCCGGCCAGGGAAGAGGCCAGGATAAAACTCGACAGGGCCGCTTCCTCCCGGCCGCTCCGAATCTGGGCTACGCCCATCCGATAGCGGGCGTCGAAATGGAAGGGCATCTGGTTCACGGCGGTCTGATAGCTCCGCAGGGCTTCCTCGGTCCGGCCCAGTTCGGCCTGGGCCTCGGCCCGGTAGTAATGGCTGGGTGGGAAGACCGGGTTGGTGGTGATGGCGCGGTCCAGATAGTCCAGCGCCTTCTGCGGTTCTCCCTGGATCAGGTGCAGCAGTCCAAGATCGTTGAGAATTCGCGAAGAGGGCTGTCGGGACAGCAATCTCTCGTAATGCTGCCGTGCCTGCTCCACATTTCCTTTCACCATGAGCCGTCGCGCTTCGGCGTAGAGAGGATCGAGCACCTCCTCCCACGAAGGTCCGGGTCCGATATCGAGTTCGTCCTCTTCGCCCGCAGCGACCGGGTAGCCTCCCTCTGTCATGGGCTCGCCGATGGCGATGACGGTGACGCGATCCGTTTCGCGGGCGACCCGGAGGTTCACCAGCACCAGGGCCAGGAGTCCCGCGGCCAGAAGCAGCACAAACGGCCAGAACGTTTCCCGCAGGAAGCTCATGACGCCTCTCCCCGCTCTCCGAGCAGCGCCTGCAGGCAGCGACGGGTGACATTCTGGATCTCCAGGCCCGGCCGGGCGTTAATCTCCAGCACCATGGGCCCGGTCTCGGCGATGGCGACGTCGATGCCGATGTATTTGAGGGGGAAAACCTCGGCGGCCAAACGGCTGACCCTGAGAATCTCGTCCCAGTAAGGGAGGGTCCGACCGGAGAGCACGGCGCCGGTGTCGGGATGACGACGAACCTCCTGACGGCCATGCAGAGCTTGATTGGTCTTTCCCGACTCTGGATCGATGCTGATGCCGATGCCGCCTCGGTGGAGATTGGCACGTCCTTCAGATTTTCGGGTGGGCACCCGGACCATGGCCAGCATCGGGTTATCCCGAAAAAGAATAACCCGCACATCGGCCAGCCCCAACGGACTCAACTCCTCCATGGCAGGGTGCTGCCGGACCCTCTGTTCGATCAGGGCAGCATCGGCGAGTTCGTAGGAGTAGACGCCAAAGATGATGTCGGTGATGTGCTTGCGCAGCTCTTCGATGCTCAGCACCCGGCCGCTGATGCCGGTCCAGGACGCGCCGGCCCTGCCGGCGACAACAATGATGCCGCCGCCGCCCCGGCCCCGCGCCGGTTTTATGACGAACTCCTCGTGGGGAGCCAGGTCCTCTCCAAGCCGGCGCAGCTCGAAAAAATGGCGGTAGGTTCCGAGAGTGGCCGGGACCGGCACTCCGGCACGGCCGAGCGCCTCCTTGGTCAGCACCTTGTCGTCTGCCAATGGGAGGAAACGCTTGGGATTAAAGGGATAGACGTAGCCCAGATTGCGCCGGTTCATGCCGAGCACCTGGCCGGCCTCCGGGGAGAGGAGCCAGTGGACCATCGCCTGCCAGCCCTTTGCTTTCAAGGTGCCTCCTTCTGGAGCAGCCGACGGAAGCGGATGAACTCCGAGGCCCGAATGCCGACCCATTTCCCCAGCCAGAGGTCGAAGGCGACGATGAGCAGCAGGCATTCGGGGAAGACGAGGACCAGTGCCTGCAGGACGGAAGAGTGCATGACACCATAGCAGACTGCCACTGCGAGCACGGTCATGAACAGCCGCCTGGCTGCCGCTGCGAAACTGTATTCGGCCTGGACCTGGGCGAAGCGCTCGGCGGTGAGGGTGAGTATGGCGACTGGAAAAAGGGTGATGTGAGCCAGCGCAATAAGCCCGAGCTTCAACCCCGCAACAGTCATGGTCAGCATGAGGATGATGACTGTTACGAAAAGAATGGCCATTTTCGGGGCGTGCAGGATCTGCAAGGCATCAAGGCCGCGTTGGGTCGCTGCACCGAGCAGGATGATGGTCAGAAAGCCGAAAATCCCCCACCAGAGGCCGGTTTCCAGCGCCGCAGCGGCAATGAGGGCAGGCAGAAAGGTGCCGAAGGTCTCCAGACCCACCACGTTGCGCAGCACCGCCGTCACCAGGGCACCGAAAGGGAGCATGAGGATGATCTCCAGCAGCTTCCGGGAAATGCCCACCTGTTCGAACAGGCCGAAGAGGTTCAGGATGGTCAGCGGCGAACGTGCCAGGGAATCCTGCAACTCCGGACGGGGATCCAGGGTCCGGTCGATCTTGTAGAGAGCCCGGAAGTTGATGTTGGGCGCGTGTCGGAACAGGACCAGGTCGCCGTAGTAGAGGGTCAGGAAGTTGGCCGGGATCTCGGCGAAGTGGTCATTGACGGTGTCGAAGGGGACCCAGTGGCCGTTGACGTAGATTTCCACCCACTGGTGGGAGGTTCGCTTGCTCCCCTGCTCCAGGATTACCCCGCCCACCAGCCTGGCCGGCAGATGGAGCTTGCGGGCGAAGGCCGCGAAGAGCCGGCTCTTGCCGTTGCAGCTCGCTTCACCGAGTTTGAGTGCCGTTACGGCATCGGTGTAACCGGAAAAGTCCCGATTCTCGATCTGGTCCTGGATATAGCGGTGAATGGCGGTCAGTGTCGTCGCAATGTCCGGCAGGTCCCCGGGGAGGATCTCCTGCAGCGCCTGCTCGATCAGCGGGTCGGAGACCTGAATGCCGGGGGTGGGCTCCAGATACGGAGTGAAGGCGGGTGAGTAGAAGGCCGGAATTTTCAGGCCGGCCGGAAGGAGATACCGCACGTGCCGGGGGGAGACCGTGAAGGTGTAAAGAATGTTATGAGGCCCGTTGAGGTTGGCCGCCGTCCAGCTGCCGATGAGGTTTTCCCCTTCGGTTTGGAGCGTGAAAAGGAATGTGCCGGAGGCGTTCTGCCCTTCGCCGATGACCTGCCGATGATCGGAACGCGGCAGGAAGGTGGATACGGAGACGTCTCCACCGTGACCGTCCACCTGCAGAGAGAGATCGACCCGGTAGCCGACCGTAGGAAGCAGGGCGGCCAGGGGGTAGCGCAGAACGAAGATCTTGTAACCCATGAGGGTCAGTGGAAGCAGCACCAGAACAAGGAGGGCCAATCGGTAGGAGATGTCCCGATTCCATTTCATAGGTTCAGTCTATCGCCAAGGCGGGATTGTTCGGTCATGAATGCCAGGCTTTTGTCGCCGGCAGCCCCTCTCTCCCCTGGTGTCACGGGAGAAAGTCTCAATGTATTGATACTTTAGCAGGTGGCTCGCGGTTGGCAAGCCTGCCAATCAGCCGGATGCGATCTGCAAGCGGGACCGGCCAGAAAGCATTGCCGGGGCTCGAAATCGACGGATGAAGCTCCGCCCGGGGTTGTGCCCGTCTGCCCACCTGGGCTATCATTCTTTGGAATTTCCCTCCCCGCCCGGAGTTGCTGCATGATCTATTATCGCCTGTTTACCCGAAAGATCCTTCCTGTTTTCCTGCTGGCTGGCCTGACCCTCCTGGCCCCGGCCGCAGAGGCGCTGGAGAAAAGGATCGTCGGGGCGACCGAGGTGGTGACCGTTGAGGAAGCCGGACTCTCCTTCCTTGGCCGGATGGACACCGGCGCGGCGACGACCTCCATTCACGCCGTCGACATCGAGGTCGCCGGCCCGCTTCCGGAAGGAGCCGACTGCACCGGGCTGCCGGTTGCCTTTACCGTGGTAAATGAGCAGGGAGAGTCCTGCAGGTTGACCGCTCGGGTGGAGAAAACCGAGAACATCCGCACCTCGGAGGGAAAAGAGGAGCGACTCTTCGTCAACCTGACCGTCGGCTGGCAGGGAGAGGAAAAGCAGGTACTGGTCAACCTGAACGACCGCTCGGCGATGAAGTATCGGCTGCTGCTGGGGAGAAACTGGCTGGAGAACGACTTTTTGGTCGATGTCGCCCTGCGTTAGGGCGGCTACCGCGACATTTTTCTCATTCTTTCTTTTCCGCTGGATGCTCGTGGCGTTGCAGACGAAATATCGCCTCGCCCTTTCCTTGACGGCCGAGAGCATCGATGACATCCCAAGCGGCCGACAGGGAGACCCCCTCGCGGTAGGCTGAGGGGTTTTCAGGATGAATGACAACGGCCATATCGAAGGCCGACTGGTAGTACTTCCCCTTGACCTCCTGGCCGCCTGCATTCTGCAGCCGGAAGCTGCCGATGGTGACAGGGCGGTCGAAATTGGCCAGAATTTCTTCCGGTTCTTCGGCTCCCTGCTCCCAGTTGCCGATCACCATCAGCAGGTTCGGCACGTCGGGGGAGGCGATCCGCTGCGGTTCATGGCCAAAGCCGCCGTCGGGCATCCCTGGCGGGAAAACTCCGTCGACAAGGATGCGGACCCTTTTCACCTCGTTGAACTGGACTGCCGTCTCGGTGAGGGCTGCGGCCATGGCCGCGAGGTCCGGCGCAGCGGTGGAGTTGCCGTCCAGGCTCAGAGTCAACTCTGCCACGCCTTGCTCCAGCGAACCGACCTTGAGGCGGGTACCGGCGGGAAAGGGGTTGAACAGGTCGCTCTCCTCCGGAAAGGTTACTTCCCCGCTGACCAGCCGAGCCAGTACCAGCTGCAACTGCCCGTCTTCGCGGAAGAGAAAGAAAGGCACCGGGCGGACCTTGCCCGGATCGCTGCGCAGCGGAAAAAATCCGACGCGGGCGAAGCAGGTACCGCTTTCCGGGGTGGGGGGCTGCCCGAAGTTTTCCAGGTAGGCCGGGTTCGCTTTTACCGCTCCGGCGGGCAACCCCGGGGTTTTCTTTTCGCATCCCGTGAGCAGCACCGCCGCCAGCAGAATGAACAGGCCGAGAAAAGATTTTCGCACCATCTCGAACCTCCAGGTAAACGGTACGGCAGGCGAAAGATGAAAGGGCTGCGGTCCCGCCCAGCCCTTTCATCTCAATGCCTTATTTCACAGTGTAATTGAACATGTACTGTCGAGTCTTGCCGTCTGGAAGCTTGGTGCCCACCTTGAACTCATATTTTCCTTTTTCCGGCAGAACGATGTCGGCGCCGAAGTGCCCCTCCATCCCCATCAGCTTGACGGGATCGCTTTCCTTGCCGGCGGGATCCTTGATCTTCACCGCCACCGTCCCCTCGGTAATCTGCTTACCGGAAGCGGTGTCGACGAAGGCGACCATGAAGTGATGGGTTTCCTTCATCCCTACCTTGGCCATTGCCGCCTTGACATCATTGAGGTGGGCCATCGCCTTGACCCCTTCCTCGGTCTCTTCGCCGAGCATGAACATGCCTTCTTCCATCTTCATGCCTTCCATTTTGCCGTGTTCGTGTTTTTCGTGGCTCATAGCGCCGGCAGCGAGCGGAAGTCCCAGCAGGAAAATTGCGACCAGAATTGCGTTCAGTTGT
It contains:
- a CDS encoding GerMN domain-containing protein, which gives rise to MVRKSFLGLFILLAAVLLTGCEKKTPGLPAGAVKANPAYLENFGQPPTPESGTCFARVGFFPLRSDPGKVRPVPFFLFREDGQLQLVLARLVSGEVTFPEESDLFNPFPAGTRLKVGSLEQGVAELTLSLDGNSTAAPDLAAMAAALTETAVQFNEVKRVRILVDGVFPPGMPDGGFGHEPQRIASPDVPNLLMVIGNWEQGAEEPEEILANFDRPVTIGSFRLQNAGGQEVKGKYYQSAFDMAVVIHPENPSAYREGVSLSAAWDVIDALGRQGKGEAIFRLQRHEHPAEKKE
- a CDS encoding RimK/LysX family protein — protein: MIYYRLFTRKILPVFLLAGLTLLAPAAEALEKRIVGATEVVTVEEAGLSFLGRMDTGAATTSIHAVDIEVAGPLPEGADCTGLPVAFTVVNEQGESCRLTARVEKTENIRTSEGKEERLFVNLTVGWQGEEKQVLVNLNDRSAMKYRLLLGRNWLENDFLVDVALR
- a CDS encoding sugar-transfer associated ATP-grasp domain-containing protein, coding for MKAKGWQAMVHWLLSPEAGQVLGMNRRNLGYVYPFNPKRFLPLADDKVLTKEALGRAGVPVPATLGTYRHFFELRRLGEDLAPHEEFVIKPARGRGGGGIIVVAGRAGASWTGISGRVLSIEELRKHITDIIFGVYSYELADAALIEQRVRQHPAMEELSPLGLADVRVILFRDNPMLAMVRVPTRKSEGRANLHRGGIGISIDPESGKTNQALHGRQEVRRHPDTGAVLSGRTLPYWDEILRVSRLAAEVFPLKYIGIDVAIAETGPMVLEINARPGLEIQNVTRRCLQALLGERGEAS
- a CDS encoding 7TM domain-containing protein, which gives rise to MKWNRDISYRLALLVLVLLPLTLMGYKIFVLRYPLAALLPTVGYRVDLSLQVDGHGGDVSVSTFLPRSDHRQVIGEGQNASGTFLFTLQTEGENLIGSWTAANLNGPHNILYTFTVSPRHVRYLLPAGLKIPAFYSPAFTPYLEPTPGIQVSDPLIEQALQEILPGDLPDIATTLTAIHRYIQDQIENRDFSGYTDAVTALKLGEASCNGKSRLFAAFARKLHLPARLVGGVILEQGSKRTSHQWVEIYVNGHWVPFDTVNDHFAEIPANFLTLYYGDLVLFRHAPNINFRALYKIDRTLDPRPELQDSLARSPLTILNLFGLFEQVGISRKLLEIILMLPFGALVTAVLRNVVGLETFGTFLPALIAAAALETGLWWGIFGFLTIILLGAATQRGLDALQILHAPKMAILFVTVIILMLTMTVAGLKLGLIALAHITLFPVAILTLTAERFAQVQAEYSFAAAARRLFMTVLAVAVCYGVMHSSVLQALVLVFPECLLLIVAFDLWLGKWVGIRASEFIRFRRLLQKEAP
- a CDS encoding tetratricopeptide repeat protein, with the translated sequence MSFLRETFWPFVLLLAAGLLALVLVNLRVARETDRVTVIAIGEPMTEGGYPVAAGEEDELDIGPGPSWEEVLDPLYAEARRLMVKGNVEQARQHYERLLSRQPSSRILNDLGLLHLIQGEPQKALDYLDRAITTNPVFPPSHYYRAEAQAELGRTEEALRSYQTAVNQMPFHFDARYRMGVAQIRSGREEAALSSFILASSLAGGEKRARALYNAGVASKRLGRVEEAEEFFQEAIRLQPGYLRARLGLAALEPDDAAGRARAREQFEKILQLDPGHAPTWLHIGVHHSAAGELEEAEEAYRQASGLFPEYGKARYNLGLILLEQKRWGEARSQFEWLLSRDPEHAESRFNLGRVALGEGRLADAVVAFRQAIELKRGEYPEAYYNLGLAYAAQQNDHEAIRSYREALRLRESWPEAYYNLGLAYLRQEMWEQAEVSFSRAVVLEPRYERAWYNLGVLYARQEKNEEAVRALRKALDIRPDYSEARLNLGVRFARMNRHGEAIREYLALLEKDGTHAGAWFDLGLAYLETASPGQAEAAFRKVMELQPENTRALRLLGESLVAQKKYTEAVQVLRQAVDAVPADVRLRLELAQALRKADNPESARRQLEQALRLDPGNERIRREMERLTRARKGEKP